The following DNA comes from bacterium.
GTTCGGCCCCGTGCCCGCCGTCGCGACGCCCCTGCCCCCCGCGAAGAGCCGCGCCGCCCGGACGATGTCTTCGGCGTCGACGTCGGCGCGTTCGGCCACCCGCGCGGGGTCGAAGGGGGCCACCGCCGCGCGAAGCGCGTCCAGCCCGTCGACGTGGTCGCGGACGAACGCCGCGTCGTGAAGGGCCTCGCCGAGGATCACGTGGAGCATCGCGGCGAGCAGCGGGACGTCCTCGCCCGGTCGACACTGGAGATGGAGATCCGCCCGGAGCGCACTCTCCGTACGACGCGGGTCGATCACGATGAAGCGCGTGCCGCGACCGACCGCGTCGGTGAGCTCCCGGCCGGGGTTCGCGAGCGGCAGACCGCCGGCCATCGTGAGGACCGGGTTCGTCCCGATCAGGAGCACGACCTCCCGATCGGCGAAGGGCGGCGGCGGCGCCATCCAGGTCCCGTGCATCGCCTGGGCGACCGCCTTGCCCGGCTGGTCGATCGTGTTCGACGAGAAGTGCATCGCCGAGCCGATCGATTCCATGAACGCGTTGGCCAGCGGCATCGTCGCGGGATTCGCGATGCTGTAGGTCCCGCTGTACATCGCGATCGAGCGCGGCCCGCGAGTCACGAGCAGATCGCTCAAGCGCTCGGCGATGTCGTCGACCGCCTCCTGGTAGGGCACGGGTCGATGGCTCCCGTCCGGCATGCGCTTGTGCGTCTGGAGGAGTCGGTCCGGGTGCCCCCATTGATCGGGAAGCTGCCGCCCCTTGATGCAGCAGAAGCCGCGATAGGCGGGGTTCTCGCGGTCGCCGCGGACGCGGACCGGGCGCCCGTCCTCGACGTCGACCAGGACGGAACAACCGCTGTGGCAAAAACGGCAGTAGGAAGGAACGGTCTCGCGCATCACCTCACTCCTCGCCTTCTGGACCACGACGCCACGGCTCGCAGCGCACCGATCCGATTCGGCACCTCAACGATAGCGGGATCGCTGACGCGGGAATCAGGGCAAGGGACACGAGCGGCGGAGGGGCGCATCGAGCCGGCACGCGCCGCACTTCAGAAGGGCTTGTCCCCTGCGAGCGTCACGCGGTGCATCACGCGCCGCTCGCGATAGTCCGCGACGGCGAGATGCTGGGCCGAGCGGTTGTCCCAGAAGGCGATCGCGTTCGGCGTCCACCGGAACCGACACTGGAACTCCGGCGCACGAATGTGGTCACACAGAAAGGGCAGGAGGAGCGCGTTCTCACGCTCGGTCAGCCCGACGATCCGCGTCGTGGAGTTCAGATTCACATAGAGCGCCTTGCGGCCGGTCCGAGGATGGGTCCGGACGACCGGATGCTCGACCGGCGGACTCTTCTCGAGCATCGCCGCCACGTCTGCGTTCGTGTGGCCGCCGGCGTTCGCGCGCAGGAGCGTCGCGGTCAGGTCGTGGATCGCCGTCATGCCGTCGAGCATCTCGCGAAGCGCCGGAGACAGCGCGTCGTAGGCCGCGTACGCGCTCGCGAAGCAGGTGTCGCCGCCTCGCGACGGGAGCTGGACCGCCCGCAGGATCGAGCCCATCGGGGGCTCGGCCATGAACGAGTTGTCGCTGTGCCAGACGTCCGTCCCCTCGCCCCGCGCGTCGGTCTGGTCCAGCACCAGGAGCGCAGGGTCGCTCCCGTGCTCGGTCATGAAGGGCGGATGGCAGAGCTCGCCGAACTGACGTCCGAAGGCGATGTGCTGTTCGGGCGTGACGTCCTGGTCGCGGAAGAAGACGACGAGATGTTCGAGGAGCGCGTTCTCGATCTCACGGACCTCGTCCGGCGCGAGGGGAACCCGGAGATCCACCCCCGAGATCTCGGCCCCGACGGTCGGCGTCAACGCTTCGATGTGCATGGATGGCGATTCGCTCCCTGTCGCGGATGTTGGCGCGAGACGCCGGCGGAAACCATCCCCCCGCGCCCGGACCGGATTCGCCGCACACCGAACGCTACGCTCGCCCGACGCCACCCCACACGAAGGCCACGATGGACGCGCTCGCAGAGAAGATCCGGAAGACGATGGTCGGCACGATCGCCGAATACGGGCTCCTCGAAGAGGGAGACCGGGTCCTGGTCGCGGTGTCGGGGGGCAAGGACTCGACCATTCTGCTGCTCCAGCTCGAGGCGATCCGACGGCGCGCGCCCTTCGCCTTCGAGCTCGAGCCGGTCCTCCTCGATCAGAAGCAGCCCGGATTCGACGCGAAGCGCTACTCGGACTGGCTCGAAGCGCGCGGCTTCCGACTCCGGATCCTCGAGCAGGACACGTACTCCGTCGTCGTCTCCCGGACCGCGCCGGGCAAGAGCTATTGCGGCCTGTGCTCGAGGATGCGCCGCGGCGCGCTCTACACGTTCGCCGCCGAGAACGGCTTCACGAAGATCGCCCTCGGACACCATCGCGAGGACTTGAACGAGACGCTGCTCCTGAACCTGTTCTTCTCGGGCGTGCTCGGCAGCATGCCGGCGCGCCTTAGGTCCGACGACGGACGCAACGTCGTGATCCGCCCCATGGCCGAGGTCTCCGAGGCGGACCTCACCCGCTACGCGGAGGCGCTCGCGATTCCGGTGATCCCCTGCAACCTGTGTGGCAATCAGGAAAGCGCCCGTCGGCAGGAGATGAAGAGGCTCATTGCGGAGCTCGAATCACGCTATCCGGGCCTTCGCGGCAGCATGCTGACGGCGCAGAAGAACCTTCGGGCGAGCCAGCTCCTCGATCCCTCCTTCGACCCGGTCGTCGAGGACTGAGCCCGACGCCTGGCGGGACCGCACAGTCACCCCGACCGACGAGGAGGCCACCAAGACGGTTGCGTACGAAGTCGAGGACCCCGTCGCCCCGATCCCCCTCGATCGCCCGGAGGCGCGCACCGGAGCGGAAGGCGCGATGATCCGCGCCGGCGAACGGCCGCCGCCTTTTCGGGAAGGTGTACATCCGCCACACTCTCCCCGTTGGGAATCGACGATTCAGGGGGTGAAATGACCGATTCGAACCGACGACTGCGTCTCGTGCTGCTCGGCTGCCTGGCCGCCTCGCTCCTCACCTGGGGTGGCTGCGCGGCCTCCCAGAGCTCGGGGAGCGTTTCCGACTCCCTCGGAAGCTTCTCCGACTCTTCGGGGTCGTTCTCCGATTCGTCGACGAGCTCGAGCGGCGACGACGTCGCCTACCGGGGCGACGTGCGCGCCTTCACGGTCGCGCACGTGTCTTCGGGGGGAACGCCCGAGTCCCTGCGACGAGGTCTGTCCGACGTCGCGCTGGCTCGTGGGATCA
Coding sequences within:
- a CDS encoding TauD/TfdA family dioxygenase — protein: MHIEALTPTVGAEISGVDLRVPLAPDEVREIENALLEHLVVFFRDQDVTPEQHIAFGRQFGELCHPPFMTEHGSDPALLVLDQTDARGEGTDVWHSDNSFMAEPPMGSILRAVQLPSRGGDTCFASAYAAYDALSPALREMLDGMTAIHDLTATLLRANAGGHTNADVAAMLEKSPPVEHPVVRTHPRTGRKALYVNLNSTTRIVGLTERENALLLPFLCDHIRAPEFQCRFRWTPNAIAFWDNRSAQHLAVADYRERRVMHRVTLAGDKPF
- the ttcA gene encoding tRNA 2-thiocytidine(32) synthetase TtcA; this encodes MDALAEKIRKTMVGTIAEYGLLEEGDRVLVAVSGGKDSTILLLQLEAIRRRAPFAFELEPVLLDQKQPGFDAKRYSDWLEARGFRLRILEQDTYSVVVSRTAPGKSYCGLCSRMRRGALYTFAAENGFTKIALGHHREDLNETLLLNLFFSGVLGSMPARLRSDDGRNVVIRPMAEVSEADLTRYAEALAIPVIPCNLCGNQESARRQEMKRLIAELESRYPGLRGSMLTAQKNLRASQLLDPSFDPVVED
- a CDS encoding putative lipoprotein — encoded protein: MTDSNRRLRLVLLGCLAASLLTWGGCAASQSSGSVSDSLGSFSDSSGSFSDSSTSSSGDDVAYRGDVRAFTVAHVSSGGTPESLRRGLSDVALARGISDWEAVPATFTAVGAGLQQAGVPMHRLLAYQQSLAVPGTEAHAAIGRGYRLSELPQAR